A single window of Gossypium arboreum isolate Shixiya-1 chromosome 13, ASM2569848v2, whole genome shotgun sequence DNA harbors:
- the LOC108461320 gene encoding glutamate receptor 3.4 isoform X1 — MKEVLLISGFMKRTLILLSLWFFIWFPLEAFCSTGNTSSSSNPKVINIGALFTLNSVIGGATKPALLAAIDDVNSNPNILNGIELKLILRDTNCSGFIGTMEALQLMESDIVVAIGPQSSGIAHVISHVVNELHVPLLSFGATDPTLASLQFPYFLRTTHSDYFQMYAIADVLDYYGWREVIAIFVDDDYGRNGISVLGDSLAKKRAKISYKASFSPEDPESKINDLLVEVNLMESRVFVVHANPDTGLNIFSVAKRLNMMSGGYVWIATDWLPSYLDSREAVDPSTMNILQGVVALRRYTPDTNLKKRFISRWKNLKDKGSTGPGGFNSYALYAYDSVWLAAHALEVFLSEGGNLSFSNDPKLSDTNGTALHLSSLRVFNGGQQLLQTLLRMNLSGLSGQIQFNQQRDLIHPAFDVLNIVGTGTHRIGYWSNYSHLSIVPPESLYTKPSNISSGSQHLYGVKWPGETSKVPRGWVFPNNGQPLRIAVPNRVGYKEFVSKDNSPQGVKGYCIDVFEAAINLLPYAVPHKYMLFGDGKRNPNYDEIVSQVAQNKYDAAVGDITIVTNRTKIVDFTQPYMESGLVVVALVKEAKSSPWAFLKPFTKEMWFVTAAFFLFVGAVVWILEHRINHEFRGPPRQQLITIFWFSFSTMFFSHRENTVSTLGRLLLIIWLFVVLIINSSYTASLTSILTVQQLTSGIQGIDSLISSSEPIGIQEGSFALNYLVDELNIARSRIVKLKDPEAYLRALNLGPKAGGVAAIVDELPYIELFLTSTNCLYRTVGQEFTKSGLGFAFQRDSPLAVDLSTAILQLSESGELQKFHNKWLTHTECSIQINQEEENKLSLSSFWGLFLICGIACVLALTLFCYRVFTQYRRFSPEDEEAEVEEIEPSRLSRRSILSTSFNNIMDFVDRKETEIKEILKRKNIDESKQTSHNSNGQASSPT; from the exons ATGAAAGAGGTTTTGCTGATTTCAGGATTCATGAAAAGAACTTTGATTTTGTTGAGCCTTTGGTTCTTCATATGGTTCCCTCTGGAAGCTTTTTGTAGTACTGGTAATACATCATCTTCTTCGAATCCAAAGGTTATAAATATTGGAGCTCTTTTCACTTTGAATTCGGTCATTGGGGGAGCAACAAAGCCTGCACTTCTAGCTGCCATTGATGATGTCAACTCTAATCCAAACATTCTTAATGGGATAGAATTGAAACTCATTTTGCGGGATACAAATTGCAGTGGGTTTATTGGAACCATGGAag CTTTGCAGCTGATGGAAAGTGATATTGTTGTGGCAATTGGTCCGCAATCTTCCGGGATAGCTCATGTCATCTCCCATGTTGTTAATGAGCTTCATGTCCCTCTTCTCTCATTTGGGGCAACAGATCCCACTCTTGCTTCCCTGCAGTTCCCGTATTTCCTCCGTACTACACACAGTGACTACTTCCAGATGTATGCGATCGCTGATGTTTTAGACTATTACGGCTGGAGGGAGGTCATAGCAATATTTGTGGATGATGATTATGGAAGAAATGGGATTTCTGTTTTGGGTGATTCCTTGGCCAAGAAACGCGCCAAGATTTCTTACAAGGCTTCCTTTAGCCCTGAAGACCCCGAAAGTAAGATCAATGACTTGCTAGTTGAGGTAAACCTGATGGAGTCACGAGTTTTCGTTGTTCATGCTAATCCCGACACTGGTTTGAATATCTTTTCTGTTGCTAAGAGACTTAATATGATGAGTGGTGGTTATGTTTGGATTGCTACAGATTGGCTTCCTTCATATTTAGATTCGAGGGAAGCAGTTGATCCCAGTACAATGAATATCTTGCAAGGGGTTGTTGCTCTCCGTCGTTACACCCCGGATACTAATCTCAAAAAGAGGTTTATTTCTAGATGGAAAAACCTAAAAGATAAGGGGAGTACGGGTCCTGGAGGATTCAATTCGTATGCACTTTATGCTTATGATTCGGTTTGGCTGGCTGCACATGCCCTTGAAGTTTTTCTCAGTGAAGGTGGAAATTTGTCTTTCTCTAATGACCCGAAATTGAGCGATACAAATGGCACTGCACTACACCTTTCGTCGCTTCGTGTGTTTAACGGAGGCCAACAACTTCTCCAGACACTTCTTCGGATGAACTTATCCGGTCTAAGTGGTCAgattcaatttaatcaacaaaGAGATTTAATTCATCCAGCATTTGATGTTCTTAACATTGTTGGAACTGGGACTCATAGAATTGGTTATTGGTCAAATTACTCGCATCTCTCTATTGTCCCTCCAGAGAGCTTATATACAAAGCCTTCCAATATCTCATCCGGCAGTCAACATCTTTATGGTGTAAAATGGCCTGGTGAAACTTCTAAAGTGCCGAGAGGATGGGTATTCCCTAACAATGGACAGCCTTTACGAATTGCTGTGCCCAACCGTGTAGGTTACAAAGAGTTTGTGTCAAAAGACAATAGTCCCCAAGGTGTAAAAGGATACTGCATCGATGTCTTTGAAGCTGCAATAAACTTGCTCCCATATGCTGTCCCTCATAAGTATATGTTATTCGGAGATGGTAAAAGAAATCCTAACTATGACGAAATTGTTAGCCAGGTTGCCCAAAAT AAATACGATGCAGCAGTTGGAGATATTACAATTGTTACGAACAGGACGAAAATTGTAGATTTTACTCAGCCTTACATGGAATCTGGACTCGTTGTTGTTGCGCTGGTCAAAGAGGCAAAGTCGAGTCCATGGGCATTTCTCAAGCCATTTACTAAAGAAATGTGGTTTGTCACTGCtgcattttttctttttgtgGGAGCTGTAGTGTGGATTCTTGAGCACCGGATAAATCACGAATTCCGTGGTCCTCCCCGACAACAGCTTATAACTATTTTTTG GTTTAGCTTCTCAACAATGTTTTTCTCGCACA GAGAAAACACGGTGAGCACTTTGGGACGTTTGCTGCTGATCATATGGCTGTTTGTCGTTCTGATTATCAATTCAAGCTACACGGCTAGCTTGACATCAATACTTACTGTGCAACAGCTGACATCGGGGATTCAAGGGATCGATAGCTTGATCTCAAGTTCCGAACCTATTGGAATTCAAGAAGGTTCATTTGCATTGAACTATTTGGTTGACGAGCTCAATATAGCACGGTCTAGGATAGTTAAGTTGAAGGATCCGGAAGCATATCTTAGAGCCCTTAATCTTGGACCAAAGGCGGGTGGTGTAGCTGCCATTGTCGACGAACTTCCTTACATTGAGCTCTTCTTAACCAGCACCAATTGCTTATATCGGACTGTTGGGCAAGAATTTACAAAAAGCGGGTTGGGCTTC GCTTTTCAAAGGGACTCTCCTCTTGCAGTCGATCTTTCAACTGCTATCCTTCAACTCTCGGAAAGCggtgagctccaaaaattccatAATAAGTGGCTAACACACACTGAGTGCTCGATTCAAATCAatcaagaagaagaaaataagctCTCCCTAAGTAGCTTTTGGGGCCTGTTCCTCATTTGCGGCATTGCTTGTGTGTTGGCTCTTACGTTGTTCTGCTATAGAGTCTTCACTCAGTACCGTAGATTTAGCCCCGAAGACGAGGAAGCAGAGGTTGAGGAGATCGAGCCTTCGAGATTGTCTCGGCGTTCCATCCTATCTACTAGCTTTAATAACATAATGGACTTTGTAGATAGGAAAGAAACAGAGATTAAAGAGATTCTAAAGAGAAAGAATATCGATGAAAGCAAACAGACCAGCCATAACTCTAATGGACAGGCAAGTTCACCCACATAA
- the LOC108461320 gene encoding glutamate receptor 3.4 isoform X2: protein MKEVLLISGFMKRTLILLSLWFFIWFPLEAFCSTGNTSSSSNPKVINIGALFTLNSVIGGATKPALLAAIDDVNSNPNILNGIELKLILRDTNCSGFIGTMEALQLMESDIVVAIGPQSSGIAHVISHVVNELHVPLLSFGATDPTLASLQFPYFLRTTHSDYFQMYAIADVLDYYGWREVIAIFVDDDYGRNGISVLGDSLAKKRAKISYKASFSPEDPESKINDLLVEVNLMESRVFVVHANPDTGLNIFSVAKRLNMMSGGYVWIATDWLPSYLDSREAVDPSTMNILQGVVALRRYTPDTNLKKRFISRWKNLKDKGSTGPGGFNSYALYAYDSVWLAAHALEVFLSEGGNLSFSNDPKLSDTNGTALHLSSLRVFNGGQQLLQTLLRMNLSGLSGQIQFNQQRDLIHPAFDVLNIVGTGTHRIGYWSNYSHLSIVPPESLYTKPSNISSGSQHLYGVKWPGETSKVPRGWVFPNNGQPLRIAVPNRVGYKEFVSKDNSPQGVKGYCIDVFEAAINLLPYAVPHKYMLFGDGKRNPNYDEIVSQVAQNKYDAAVGDITIVTNRTKIVDFTQPYMESGLVVVALVKEAKSSPWAFLKPFTKEMWFVTAAFFLFVGAVVWILEHRINHEFRGPPRQQLITIFWFSFSTMFFSHRENTVSTLGRLLLIIWLFVVLIINSSYTASLTSILTVQQLTSGIQGIDSLISSSEPIGIQEGSFALNYLVDELNIARSRIVKLKDPEAYLRALNLGPKAGGVAAIVDELPYIELFLTSTNCLYRTVGQEFTKSGLFKGTLLLQSIFQLLSFNSRKAVSSKNSIISG from the exons ATGAAAGAGGTTTTGCTGATTTCAGGATTCATGAAAAGAACTTTGATTTTGTTGAGCCTTTGGTTCTTCATATGGTTCCCTCTGGAAGCTTTTTGTAGTACTGGTAATACATCATCTTCTTCGAATCCAAAGGTTATAAATATTGGAGCTCTTTTCACTTTGAATTCGGTCATTGGGGGAGCAACAAAGCCTGCACTTCTAGCTGCCATTGATGATGTCAACTCTAATCCAAACATTCTTAATGGGATAGAATTGAAACTCATTTTGCGGGATACAAATTGCAGTGGGTTTATTGGAACCATGGAag CTTTGCAGCTGATGGAAAGTGATATTGTTGTGGCAATTGGTCCGCAATCTTCCGGGATAGCTCATGTCATCTCCCATGTTGTTAATGAGCTTCATGTCCCTCTTCTCTCATTTGGGGCAACAGATCCCACTCTTGCTTCCCTGCAGTTCCCGTATTTCCTCCGTACTACACACAGTGACTACTTCCAGATGTATGCGATCGCTGATGTTTTAGACTATTACGGCTGGAGGGAGGTCATAGCAATATTTGTGGATGATGATTATGGAAGAAATGGGATTTCTGTTTTGGGTGATTCCTTGGCCAAGAAACGCGCCAAGATTTCTTACAAGGCTTCCTTTAGCCCTGAAGACCCCGAAAGTAAGATCAATGACTTGCTAGTTGAGGTAAACCTGATGGAGTCACGAGTTTTCGTTGTTCATGCTAATCCCGACACTGGTTTGAATATCTTTTCTGTTGCTAAGAGACTTAATATGATGAGTGGTGGTTATGTTTGGATTGCTACAGATTGGCTTCCTTCATATTTAGATTCGAGGGAAGCAGTTGATCCCAGTACAATGAATATCTTGCAAGGGGTTGTTGCTCTCCGTCGTTACACCCCGGATACTAATCTCAAAAAGAGGTTTATTTCTAGATGGAAAAACCTAAAAGATAAGGGGAGTACGGGTCCTGGAGGATTCAATTCGTATGCACTTTATGCTTATGATTCGGTTTGGCTGGCTGCACATGCCCTTGAAGTTTTTCTCAGTGAAGGTGGAAATTTGTCTTTCTCTAATGACCCGAAATTGAGCGATACAAATGGCACTGCACTACACCTTTCGTCGCTTCGTGTGTTTAACGGAGGCCAACAACTTCTCCAGACACTTCTTCGGATGAACTTATCCGGTCTAAGTGGTCAgattcaatttaatcaacaaaGAGATTTAATTCATCCAGCATTTGATGTTCTTAACATTGTTGGAACTGGGACTCATAGAATTGGTTATTGGTCAAATTACTCGCATCTCTCTATTGTCCCTCCAGAGAGCTTATATACAAAGCCTTCCAATATCTCATCCGGCAGTCAACATCTTTATGGTGTAAAATGGCCTGGTGAAACTTCTAAAGTGCCGAGAGGATGGGTATTCCCTAACAATGGACAGCCTTTACGAATTGCTGTGCCCAACCGTGTAGGTTACAAAGAGTTTGTGTCAAAAGACAATAGTCCCCAAGGTGTAAAAGGATACTGCATCGATGTCTTTGAAGCTGCAATAAACTTGCTCCCATATGCTGTCCCTCATAAGTATATGTTATTCGGAGATGGTAAAAGAAATCCTAACTATGACGAAATTGTTAGCCAGGTTGCCCAAAAT AAATACGATGCAGCAGTTGGAGATATTACAATTGTTACGAACAGGACGAAAATTGTAGATTTTACTCAGCCTTACATGGAATCTGGACTCGTTGTTGTTGCGCTGGTCAAAGAGGCAAAGTCGAGTCCATGGGCATTTCTCAAGCCATTTACTAAAGAAATGTGGTTTGTCACTGCtgcattttttctttttgtgGGAGCTGTAGTGTGGATTCTTGAGCACCGGATAAATCACGAATTCCGTGGTCCTCCCCGACAACAGCTTATAACTATTTTTTG GTTTAGCTTCTCAACAATGTTTTTCTCGCACA GAGAAAACACGGTGAGCACTTTGGGACGTTTGCTGCTGATCATATGGCTGTTTGTCGTTCTGATTATCAATTCAAGCTACACGGCTAGCTTGACATCAATACTTACTGTGCAACAGCTGACATCGGGGATTCAAGGGATCGATAGCTTGATCTCAAGTTCCGAACCTATTGGAATTCAAGAAGGTTCATTTGCATTGAACTATTTGGTTGACGAGCTCAATATAGCACGGTCTAGGATAGTTAAGTTGAAGGATCCGGAAGCATATCTTAGAGCCCTTAATCTTGGACCAAAGGCGGGTGGTGTAGCTGCCATTGTCGACGAACTTCCTTACATTGAGCTCTTCTTAACCAGCACCAATTGCTTATATCGGACTGTTGGGCAAGAATTTACAAAAAGCGG GCTTTTCAAAGGGACTCTCCTCTTGCAGTCGATCTTTCAACTGCTATCCTTCAACTCTCGGAAAGCggtgagctccaaaaattccatAATAAGTGGCTAA